Proteins encoded within one genomic window of Bacillus thuringiensis:
- a CDS encoding aldehyde dehydrogenase, whose product MSVSSIVNKQKEYFYNGHTRSVAVRKNNLKKLYEGIQRFEEEIFQALKLDLNKSVHESFTTEVGYVLKEISFQLKHISSWSKPKRVRTALTHFGSKGKVVPEPYGVTLIIAPWNYPFQLAIAPLVGALAAGNTVVLKPSELTPNVSKVLTRMLEELFPEELVAVVEGGVEESTELLKEPFDYIFFTGSVGVGKVVMEAAAKQLTPLTLELGGKSPCIVHKDAKIDVTARRIVWGKFLNAGQTCVAPDYMYVHASVKEQLIEALRHEIAEQYGKEPLLNDNYVRIVSERHFERLCRFLQDGQVVIGGNYKKDTLHIEPTVVTNITWQDAVMEDEIFGPILPIVEYDNIEEVIDTIQQHPKPLALYVFSEDKEVQKKVTSNISYGGGCINDVVYHLATPYLPFGGVGSSGLGSYHGEESFRTFSHYKSILAQSTAFDMKIRYSSTKSALKFIRKLLK is encoded by the coding sequence ATGAGTGTTTCTTCTATTGTAAATAAACAAAAGGAATATTTTTATAATGGCCATACGCGAAGTGTAGCAGTGAGAAAGAATAATTTGAAGAAGCTTTATGAAGGCATTCAGCGTTTTGAAGAAGAAATATTTCAGGCGTTGAAATTAGATTTAAATAAGTCAGTTCATGAGTCGTTTACAACGGAAGTTGGGTATGTATTAAAAGAAATTTCCTTTCAATTGAAGCATATTTCATCTTGGAGTAAACCAAAGCGAGTTCGAACAGCGCTCACTCATTTTGGATCAAAGGGGAAAGTAGTGCCCGAACCGTACGGTGTGACGCTTATTATTGCACCTTGGAACTATCCGTTTCAATTAGCAATTGCACCACTTGTAGGAGCGTTGGCAGCTGGAAATACAGTTGTTTTAAAGCCGTCAGAGTTAACGCCAAACGTTTCAAAAGTGCTTACGAGAATGTTAGAGGAATTATTCCCAGAAGAGCTTGTAGCGGTAGTAGAAGGCGGTGTAGAAGAGAGTACGGAATTGTTAAAGGAACCATTTGATTATATTTTCTTTACAGGTAGTGTCGGTGTTGGAAAAGTTGTGATGGAAGCTGCTGCGAAGCAGTTGACGCCACTTACGCTAGAACTTGGCGGAAAAAGTCCGTGTATTGTACATAAAGATGCGAAAATAGATGTAACAGCAAGACGAATTGTGTGGGGGAAGTTTTTAAATGCAGGGCAAACGTGTGTAGCCCCGGATTATATGTATGTGCATGCTTCCGTGAAAGAACAGTTAATCGAGGCATTACGACACGAAATTGCGGAGCAGTATGGCAAAGAGCCACTGCTTAATGATAATTACGTGCGAATTGTGAGTGAGCGTCATTTTGAACGATTATGTCGATTTTTACAAGATGGTCAAGTCGTAATTGGCGGGAACTATAAGAAAGATACATTACATATTGAACCGACAGTAGTAACGAACATTACATGGCAAGATGCGGTTATGGAAGATGAAATTTTTGGTCCGATTTTACCAATTGTAGAGTACGACAACATAGAAGAAGTAATTGACACAATTCAGCAACATCCAAAGCCATTAGCGTTATATGTATTTTCTGAAGATAAAGAAGTACAAAAGAAAGTGACGAGTAATATTTCATATGGCGGAGGCTGTATTAATGATGTTGTCTATCATCTTGCAACGCCATATTTACCTTTTGGGGGTGTCGGTAGTAGTGGATTAGGGAGTTATCATGGGGAAGAAAGTTTTCGGACTTTTTCACATTATAAAAGCATTTTAGCCCAATCTACGGCATTTGATATGAAAATTCGTTACTCTTCTACAAAAAGTGCTTTAAAATTCATACGAAAGTTGTTAAAATGA
- the potA gene encoding spermidine/putrescine ABC transporter ATP-binding protein PotA, with translation MKKIIKVEAVEKHFGNQVIIPPLSLDIKEGEFLTILGPSGCGKTTLLRMIAGFETPTKGNLLLDDEKINDLPPYKRHMNLVFQHYALFPHMNVEKNICFGMKMQKVPAAEQKERAEEAMRLTQLLEFRNRKPAKLSGGQQQRVAIARAIVNNPRVLLLDEPLGALDFKLRKDLQRELKNLQRNLGITFIYVTHDQEEAMSMSDRIVVMNKGHIEQIGTPKEIYNKPKTMFVATFIGENNIVKNGEGYVAIRPENVKVRSVEEPILKEYHLGHIEDIEFVGNMEKLYVRDEKTSELLMAYQTAEEATQWSIGDNVYVGWEQEDEVTLN, from the coding sequence ATGAAAAAGATTATTAAAGTTGAAGCAGTAGAAAAACATTTTGGAAATCAAGTGATTATCCCACCTCTTTCTTTAGATATTAAAGAAGGAGAATTTTTAACAATTTTAGGACCGAGTGGTTGCGGGAAAACGACGTTACTTCGTATGATCGCAGGTTTTGAAACTCCAACTAAAGGGAATCTTTTATTAGATGATGAAAAGATTAACGATTTGCCACCGTACAAGCGTCATATGAATTTAGTGTTCCAACATTATGCGCTATTCCCACATATGAATGTGGAGAAAAATATTTGTTTCGGTATGAAAATGCAGAAAGTACCGGCAGCAGAGCAGAAAGAGCGTGCTGAAGAGGCAATGCGTTTAACGCAGTTACTTGAGTTCCGTAATCGTAAACCTGCGAAGCTTTCTGGTGGACAGCAGCAGCGTGTAGCAATTGCGAGAGCGATTGTAAATAACCCGCGTGTATTATTACTAGATGAGCCACTTGGGGCGTTAGACTTTAAGTTAAGAAAAGACTTGCAACGTGAATTGAAAAACTTACAACGTAATTTAGGAATTACGTTCATATATGTAACTCACGATCAAGAAGAAGCGATGAGCATGAGTGATCGTATTGTCGTTATGAATAAAGGACATATTGAACAAATCGGAACGCCGAAAGAAATTTACAATAAGCCAAAAACGATGTTCGTTGCAACATTTATCGGTGAAAATAATATTGTGAAAAACGGGGAAGGCTATGTAGCAATTCGCCCTGAAAACGTAAAGGTACGTTCGGTTGAAGAGCCGATTTTAAAAGAATACCATCTTGGACATATTGAAGACATTGAGTTTGTTGGAAATATGGAAAAGCTGTATGTACGTGACGAGAAAACATCAGAATTACTAATGGCATATCAAACTGCTGAAGAAGCAACGCAGTGGAGCATTGGAGATAATGTATACGTAGGCTGGGAGCAAGAGGACGAGGTGACCTTAAATTGA
- the potB gene encoding spermidine/putrescine ABC transporter permease PotB has translation MKKGKLLALPTVAWLLTFFLIPLLFVLAFAFMQRGAYGTVEMQFTLENIARVFDPLYMGTLWETVKIAVITTVICLLIGYPFAYTITIVDRKYRSILLLLATIPFWINFLVRSYAWIVILRSQGLVNTLLLKLGIISEPLNLLYNTPSVILGMVYSLLPFMILPVYAAIEQLDKRKLEAAYDLGATPVKAFWNVTVPMTMSGIATGSILVFVSSIGMFVVSDVMGGSKVALIGNVIQNQFLGARDWPFGSALSMIVVLFSVLLIYLYYRATKVYKYDGNGGE, from the coding sequence TTGAAAAAAGGGAAATTACTCGCACTACCTACAGTCGCGTGGCTGTTAACCTTCTTCCTAATTCCCCTTCTGTTTGTATTGGCATTTGCCTTCATGCAGCGCGGAGCATATGGGACAGTGGAAATGCAATTTACATTAGAAAACATAGCACGTGTATTTGACCCATTATATATGGGGACGTTATGGGAAACAGTGAAAATTGCGGTTATTACCACAGTAATATGTTTACTGATTGGTTATCCATTTGCATATACAATTACAATTGTTGATCGCAAATATCGTTCGATTCTTTTATTATTGGCAACGATCCCGTTTTGGATTAACTTCCTTGTTCGGTCATACGCATGGATTGTTATTTTACGTTCACAAGGTCTTGTAAACACATTGCTATTGAAACTAGGTATTATTAGTGAACCTTTAAATTTACTATATAATACACCTTCTGTAATACTCGGAATGGTATATTCTTTATTACCATTTATGATTTTACCAGTGTATGCAGCGATTGAGCAGCTTGATAAGCGTAAGCTAGAAGCAGCTTATGATTTAGGGGCAACACCAGTAAAGGCATTTTGGAATGTTACAGTACCAATGACGATGTCAGGGATTGCTACGGGTTCTATTTTAGTGTTTGTTTCTTCTATCGGAATGTTTGTTGTATCAGACGTTATGGGTGGATCGAAAGTAGCATTAATCGGAAACGTAATTCAAAATCAATTCTTAGGAGCGCGTGATTGGCCGTTTGGATCTGCGTTATCTATGATTGTTGTTCTATTCTCTGTTCTGCTAATTTACTTATATTATCGTGCAACGAAAGTATATAAATATGATGGGAACGGAGGGGAATAG
- the potC gene encoding spermidine/putrescine ABC transporter permease PotC gives MKKFLVSYSWLILLFLYFPMMVLMVYSFNDSRINAEWEGFTFHWYTDLFQKQDVIDAFVNSMTIAVVTTIVTTVLGVIFAIALHRYKYRYEGAINGLVYLPILIPDILMGLSLLILFSQLGMELGKTTIIIAHITFSISFVVVILAARLSGMGRDLEEAANDLGATPWQTFRYVTFPAIAPGVISAALLTFTLSIDDFVISFFVSGPGSTTLPLYIYSMVKRGVSPEINALSTILIVAIVGLMVLSEIFRNKGADGEENSGGHLPL, from the coding sequence ATGAAGAAGTTTTTAGTTTCTTATTCTTGGTTAATTTTATTGTTCTTGTATTTTCCAATGATGGTTTTAATGGTGTATTCCTTCAATGATTCTCGCATTAATGCGGAATGGGAAGGATTCACATTCCATTGGTATACAGATTTATTTCAAAAACAAGATGTTATTGATGCGTTTGTAAATAGTATGACGATTGCGGTCGTAACGACGATTGTAACGACTGTTCTTGGTGTGATTTTCGCAATTGCATTACATCGTTATAAATATCGTTATGAAGGTGCTATTAATGGTCTTGTGTATTTACCAATTTTAATTCCTGATATTTTAATGGGATTATCTTTACTTATTTTATTTAGTCAATTAGGTATGGAACTTGGTAAAACAACAATTATTATTGCACACATTACATTTAGTATTTCATTTGTTGTCGTTATTTTAGCAGCACGCCTTTCTGGTATGGGACGTGATTTAGAAGAGGCTGCGAATGATCTAGGAGCAACGCCGTGGCAAACGTTTCGTTATGTAACGTTCCCAGCAATTGCACCAGGAGTTATTTCAGCCGCATTATTAACATTCACATTATCAATTGATGATTTTGTAATTAGTTTCTTCGTATCAGGACCAGGATCAACAACATTGCCATTATACATTTACAGTATGGTTAAGCGCGGAGTATCACCAGAAATTAATGCACTTTCTACAATTTTAATTGTAGCTATCGTAGGATTAATGGTTCTATCTGAAATCTTCCGTAACAAAGGTGCAGATGGTGAAGAAAACTCTGGAGGACACCTTCCTTTATAA
- the potD gene encoding spermidine/putrescine ABC transporter substrate-binding protein PotD encodes MKLMKRLAGAAISFSLVAGVLAGCGEKKEELNIYSWADNFDEQVLRDFEKKYNVKVNYDKYASNEEMLAKLQAGGAKYDLIQPSDYMVKTMAKMDLLAPLDKKNIPNIENMVSNFKTPAFDPENKYSLVYTWGVTGIAYNKKYVKEAPTSWADLWNEKYKGHVTLLNDSREVLGMGLKKHGFSNSTKDDAQLKTAATDLQKLLPNLLAFDTDNIKQKFITEDAWIGTVWSGDAAFIAKDNKDVEYVVPKEGGTIWADTLAIPKGAKNKELAEKFMNYLLDEKVSVKNYESIGYSNPNEKAHPLHSKEYRDNHMIFLTKEELDRTEWLVDVDDKLKDYDRYWTELKTKGK; translated from the coding sequence ATGAAATTAATGAAAAGATTAGCCGGCGCGGCAATTAGCTTTAGCCTTGTTGCTGGTGTACTTGCTGGTTGTGGTGAAAAAAAAGAAGAGTTAAACATTTATAGCTGGGCTGACAATTTTGATGAGCAAGTGCTAAGAGATTTTGAAAAGAAATATAACGTGAAAGTTAACTATGATAAGTACGCAAGTAATGAAGAAATGCTTGCGAAATTACAAGCAGGTGGCGCGAAGTATGATTTAATTCAGCCGTCTGATTACATGGTTAAAACAATGGCCAAAATGGATTTATTAGCGCCGTTAGATAAAAAGAATATCCCGAATATCGAAAATATGGTTTCTAATTTCAAAACACCTGCGTTTGATCCAGAGAATAAGTATTCTTTAGTATATACTTGGGGCGTAACAGGTATTGCATACAATAAAAAGTATGTGAAGGAAGCACCTACAAGCTGGGCTGACCTATGGAACGAGAAATATAAAGGGCATGTAACTTTATTAAATGATTCTCGTGAAGTATTAGGAATGGGTCTTAAGAAGCATGGATTCTCAAACAGTACGAAAGACGATGCACAGTTAAAGACAGCAGCAACTGATTTACAGAAGCTACTTCCAAACTTATTAGCATTTGATACAGATAATATTAAACAAAAATTCATTACAGAAGATGCTTGGATCGGAACAGTTTGGTCTGGAGATGCAGCATTTATCGCAAAAGATAATAAAGATGTAGAGTACGTTGTACCAAAAGAAGGCGGCACAATTTGGGCTGATACGTTAGCAATTCCAAAAGGTGCAAAAAATAAAGAGCTTGCAGAGAAGTTTATGAACTACTTACTAGATGAGAAAGTAAGTGTGAAAAACTACGAGTCAATTGGATACAGTAATCCAAATGAAAAAGCTCATCCTCTTCATAGTAAAGAATATCGTGATAACCACATGATCTTCTTAACGAAAGAAGAATTAGATCGTACAGAATGGCTTGTTGATGTAGACGATAAGTTAAAAGACTATGATCGTTACTGGACAGAGTTAAAAACGAAAGGTAAATAA
- a CDS encoding phosphatase PAP2 family protein — MKKKLHQYEVMCIGLLLAVFGIVAWRVHAGGVTVMDTYVRGLVKGLQTEGSLTFFLYYTKLGSAIGIVTVLVISLLVFWRKHYYAAMIVYPMGILITHLVNKGIKEIMKRERPSLNEALDALGYSFPSGHAMLSIMTFGFLAYIIAANLKNVTGKYVMTILLGVVIISIGLSRVILNVHYPTDILAGYCVGGILLIMAIYCHRLLTERLGLNKER; from the coding sequence TTGAAGAAGAAGTTACATCAATATGAGGTAATGTGTATCGGTTTATTACTTGCTGTATTTGGCATTGTTGCTTGGCGTGTACATGCAGGTGGTGTTACAGTGATGGATACATATGTCCGCGGATTAGTGAAAGGATTACAAACAGAAGGTTCGCTTACATTTTTTTTATATTATACAAAATTAGGCTCTGCCATTGGTATTGTAACTGTGCTCGTTATAAGTTTACTTGTTTTTTGGAGGAAACATTATTATGCTGCGATGATCGTTTATCCAATGGGCATTTTAATCACACATCTTGTGAATAAAGGGATAAAAGAAATTATGAAAAGGGAGCGTCCGTCGTTAAATGAAGCGTTGGATGCACTTGGATATAGCTTTCCTAGTGGGCATGCAATGCTATCCATTATGACATTCGGGTTTCTCGCTTATATCATTGCAGCAAATTTGAAAAATGTAACGGGAAAATATGTTATGACGATTTTGCTGGGAGTAGTAATTATATCGATTGGATTAAGTAGAGTTATTTTAAATGTACATTATCCAACTGATATTTTAGCAGGTTATTGCGTAGGTGGTATTTTGTTAATTATGGCGATTTATTGCCATCGTTTACTTACTGAGAGATTGGGGCTTAATAAAGAAAGATAA
- a CDS encoding MMPL family transporter, with amino-acid sequence MKTNVHKVDKWGKLGAFLYQFRYTVIVVLVLLAVALGIFAPKLPGVLGGDGFQTEGDYQKTKEILDKDFKRSQDTLLLVFEKNKGISYEEFQKQVESIVKNVQEKETYESFHHPSQNKDMLQDDIGYATILFSGKTNKERMEKTLQFADKIEKESNAALKVTPTGFPKINKEINERTQNDLKVAEMIGLPIAFLVLLFSFGSLLASILPIVNGALSVISTMGILYFIGSDKELSIFVLNVAPMIGLALSIDFALLFVNRFREEVAKRTVKEAIAITYQTAGRAIVFSGLCVFVGLSGLFFFKIDYIQSVAISGMIVVIMSILFSLTLLPALLSLIGKRILKKNQVAHTPAKAWRTFAQFVMKHPIAMIIVVTTFIVICLLPLRTANLQFPDVEALPKQSDTRIAYEKYEEAFNETAKTHADVTLVVETKKDMKEKESLQKVEEVVQKLKDDKKVYEVRSIYDGLTGMKADQVAGLLESPEAAKLAPVFEAYTKENKTTIEIFLKTKPRTETAKQWVRDFKQNYKEMNVTYYLGGMTTFQQELEDEIKDKVAIGMSVIFGSTFVILLFAFRSILIPIKAIIMNILSLSATIGIVVWLFEGGHFGLEASPVLFVLPIFIFGLVFGLSMDYEVFLISRIHELYEETGDNDQATLEGLVSTSRIITSAALIMIVVTGAFAFTDILPVRQMGLGVALAIFLDATIIRLMLVPSLMKLFGDWNWWLPFRKKKEKSS; translated from the coding sequence ATGAAAACAAATGTACATAAAGTAGATAAGTGGGGAAAGTTAGGAGCTTTTTTGTATCAATTTCGTTATACAGTAATTGTAGTGTTAGTTTTACTTGCGGTAGCACTTGGGATTTTTGCTCCAAAGTTACCGGGAGTATTAGGCGGTGACGGTTTCCAAACAGAAGGGGACTATCAAAAAACGAAAGAAATTTTAGATAAAGATTTTAAGAGGTCCCAAGATACGCTCCTACTTGTTTTTGAAAAAAATAAGGGTATTTCATATGAGGAATTTCAAAAGCAAGTAGAGAGTATTGTAAAAAATGTACAAGAGAAAGAGACATATGAATCTTTCCATCATCCATCACAAAATAAAGACATGTTACAAGATGATATCGGCTATGCGACAATTTTATTTTCCGGGAAAACAAATAAGGAACGAATGGAAAAGACATTACAATTTGCTGATAAAATCGAAAAGGAAAGTAATGCGGCATTAAAAGTAACGCCTACAGGGTTTCCGAAAATTAACAAAGAGATTAATGAAAGAACGCAAAATGATTTAAAAGTAGCAGAGATGATTGGGTTACCAATTGCATTTCTCGTATTACTATTTTCATTCGGTAGCCTTTTGGCATCTATTTTACCAATTGTAAATGGGGCACTTAGTGTTATTAGTACGATGGGCATATTATACTTTATAGGTAGCGATAAGGAACTATCTATCTTTGTGTTAAATGTAGCACCGATGATCGGACTTGCGTTATCTATTGATTTTGCACTATTATTTGTAAATCGCTTTCGAGAGGAAGTTGCAAAGCGAACGGTAAAAGAAGCGATTGCAATTACATATCAGACAGCGGGGCGCGCGATCGTATTTTCAGGATTATGTGTATTTGTTGGGTTATCCGGTTTGTTCTTCTTTAAAATTGATTATATTCAGTCAGTCGCAATTAGCGGAATGATTGTTGTAATTATGAGTATTTTATTCTCACTCACACTTCTTCCAGCGTTATTATCATTAATTGGTAAACGAATATTAAAAAAGAATCAAGTAGCACATACGCCGGCAAAGGCGTGGCGTACATTTGCACAATTTGTAATGAAACATCCAATTGCGATGATTATTGTTGTTACAACATTTATTGTAATTTGCTTATTACCATTACGTACAGCTAATTTGCAGTTCCCTGACGTGGAAGCTCTACCTAAACAAAGTGATACAAGAATTGCATATGAAAAGTACGAAGAAGCATTTAATGAAACTGCAAAAACACATGCTGATGTTACATTAGTGGTAGAGACGAAAAAAGATATGAAAGAAAAAGAAAGTTTACAAAAGGTAGAAGAAGTCGTTCAAAAGTTAAAAGATGATAAGAAAGTATATGAAGTAAGAAGCATATACGACGGGTTAACTGGTATGAAAGCAGATCAAGTTGCTGGATTATTAGAGTCGCCAGAAGCAGCGAAACTAGCTCCTGTATTTGAAGCATATACGAAAGAGAATAAGACTACGATAGAAATCTTCTTGAAAACGAAACCGCGTACTGAAACTGCTAAACAGTGGGTTCGTGATTTTAAACAAAACTATAAAGAAATGAATGTTACGTATTATCTAGGCGGAATGACAACGTTCCAACAAGAGTTAGAAGATGAAATTAAAGATAAAGTTGCGATTGGTATGTCTGTTATATTTGGATCGACCTTCGTTATATTATTATTTGCATTTCGATCTATACTCATTCCGATTAAGGCGATTATTATGAATATACTTAGTTTAAGCGCAACAATTGGAATTGTTGTTTGGTTATTTGAAGGTGGACATTTTGGTTTAGAAGCGAGTCCAGTTCTATTTGTCTTACCAATCTTCATTTTCGGCCTCGTCTTTGGGCTTAGCATGGATTATGAAGTCTTTCTTATTTCGCGTATTCATGAACTATATGAAGAAACAGGAGATAATGATCAAGCAACGTTAGAAGGACTTGTGTCAACAAGTAGAATTATTACGTCCGCCGCATTAATTATGATAGTTGTTACCGGTGCGTTCGCCTTTACTGATATTTTACCAGTACGGCAAATGGGGCTTGGTGTTGCATTAGCGATATTCCTTGATGCAACAATTATTCGTCTTATGCTCGTACCAAGTTTAATGAAATTGTTTGGAGACTGGAACTGGTGGTTACCATTTCGAAAGAAAAAAGAAAAATCATCATAA
- a CDS encoding RluA family pseudouridine synthase: METKKKGEWCEITVPAKWNGISIDSLLKIEWEIPKKLLHQLRMEKGVTVNGEQRRWNELLKEGDKLQVHMFMEEEYGVEPEYGELDVVYEDDHVLIVNKPEKMDTHPAEKGGTGTLANLVAFHYQVQGLETKVRHIHRLDKDTTGGVVFAKHRIAGAIMDRLLMERKIKRTYAALVEGKVKKKQGTIDAAIGRDRHHATRRRVSPKGDQAITYYKVEKYFKNQNATLVTLQLETGRTHQIRVHMSHNGNPLVGDVLYGGQTKYMSGQALHAMKINFLHPITKEEIEVDVPFPTKLNNTMKEFQRMNA; encoded by the coding sequence ATGGAAACGAAGAAAAAGGGCGAATGGTGCGAAATTACTGTTCCAGCGAAATGGAATGGTATAAGTATTGATTCGTTATTAAAAATAGAATGGGAAATACCGAAAAAGTTGTTACATCAGCTTCGTATGGAAAAAGGTGTTACCGTTAACGGGGAACAGAGAAGATGGAATGAGCTTTTAAAAGAAGGCGATAAGTTACAAGTTCATATGTTTATGGAGGAAGAATACGGTGTAGAGCCTGAATATGGTGAATTAGATGTAGTATATGAAGATGATCACGTACTCATTGTAAATAAGCCTGAGAAGATGGATACGCATCCTGCTGAAAAAGGTGGAACGGGAACACTTGCAAATCTTGTTGCTTTTCATTATCAAGTGCAAGGTTTAGAGACGAAGGTTCGTCATATTCATCGGTTAGATAAAGATACGACAGGTGGTGTCGTATTTGCTAAGCATAGAATTGCTGGTGCAATTATGGATCGTTTATTAATGGAACGAAAAATTAAAAGAACATATGCGGCGCTTGTGGAAGGGAAAGTAAAAAAGAAGCAAGGAACAATTGACGCAGCTATTGGAAGAGATCGCCATCATGCGACGAGACGACGTGTTTCTCCGAAGGGAGACCAAGCTATAACATATTATAAAGTAGAGAAGTATTTTAAAAACCAAAATGCTACGCTTGTCACGTTACAATTAGAAACAGGTAGAACGCATCAAATTCGTGTTCATATGAGCCATAACGGTAATCCGTTAGTTGGAGATGTATTATATGGTGGACAAACGAAATATATGTCGGGGCAAGCGTTACATGCGATGAAGATAAACTTCTTACATCCAATTACGAAAGAAGAAATTGAAGTTGATGTACCATTTCCTACGAAATTAAATAATACAATGAAGGAATTTCAAAGAATGAATGCATAA
- a CDS encoding DUF1648 domain-containing protein, with translation MIKYKYILGIFFACLLVTLCLYPYLPNQMAVHWNENGRPNEFVSKQIVIALIPCLIIFLHGLMYIISHNIYKFNEDEHVIISGFLKTITLFMLFIHMLILFINFGSMISFQTGLTIGISMFLFMLSKAFKKVQSTEKDPIKLKKIRLVSRRIFQVMACSILFSLFLNLKWGFYVLLSVISGGSILFMFYALYSYIIESYET, from the coding sequence TTGATCAAATATAAATATATACTAGGAATATTTTTCGCTTGTCTTTTAGTTACTCTATGTCTCTATCCATATTTACCGAATCAGATGGCAGTACATTGGAATGAAAATGGTCGGCCGAATGAGTTTGTGAGTAAACAAATTGTTATAGCACTTATTCCTTGTCTTATTATTTTCTTACATGGATTGATGTATATTATTTCACATAATATATATAAGTTTAATGAAGACGAGCATGTCATTATAAGTGGATTTCTAAAGACGATTACTTTATTTATGTTGTTTATCCATATGCTCATTCTCTTTATTAATTTTGGAAGCATGATATCCTTTCAAACAGGACTAACAATTGGGATTAGTATGTTTCTTTTTATGCTTAGTAAGGCGTTTAAAAAAGTTCAGAGTACGGAAAAAGACCCAATCAAATTAAAAAAGATCCGTTTAGTGAGTAGGCGGATTTTTCAAGTGATGGCATGTAGTATATTGTTTTCATTGTTTTTGAACTTGAAATGGGGATTTTATGTGTTACTTAGCGTAATAAGTGGTGGTTCTATTTTGTTTATGTTCTATGCTTTATACTCATACATAATAGAAAGTTATGAAACGTAA
- a CDS encoding CAP domain-containing protein, with protein MKKRVLLSVAAATALTLGVSSLDAQAATVQPSNIKVQNIQHSKVMMKQMSQQELQAFLQSMGVESLAQWQQGNFQPNCIIPGQQPTENVVTEQPTAKPETQKPAEQKPAEQKPAEEVQKPEAQKPAENNNTQKPAEQKPAEQKPAEEAKSLSEFEQRVVELTNAERAKQGLPALKIDTELSKVARIKSEDMQKNNYFDHNSPTYGSPFDMMKKFGISYTSAGENIAQGQRTPEEVVQAWMNSAGHRANILNNGFTHIGVGYVESGNYWTQQFITK; from the coding sequence ATGAAAAAGCGTGTTTTATTATCTGTAGCTGCTGCAACAGCTCTTACTTTAGGAGTATCTTCTTTAGATGCACAAGCTGCAACAGTACAACCATCTAATATCAAGGTTCAAAATATTCAGCATTCAAAAGTAATGATGAAACAAATGAGCCAACAAGAATTACAAGCATTCTTACAATCTATGGGCGTTGAGTCATTAGCACAATGGCAACAAGGAAACTTCCAACCAAATTGCATTATTCCTGGTCAACAACCTACTGAAAATGTTGTAACTGAGCAACCAACAGCTAAGCCAGAAACTCAAAAGCCTGCTGAGCAAAAACCGGCCGAGCAAAAGCCTGCTGAAGAAGTTCAAAAACCAGAAGCTCAAAAGCCTGCTGAAAACAACAATACTCAAAAACCTGCTGAACAAAAACCTGCTGAGCAAAAGCCTGCTGAAGAAGCAAAATCTTTAAGCGAGTTCGAACAACGTGTTGTTGAATTAACAAACGCTGAGCGTGCAAAACAAGGTTTACCAGCTTTAAAAATCGACACTGAATTAAGCAAAGTAGCACGCATTAAATCTGAAGATATGCAAAAAAATAACTACTTTGATCATAACAGCCCTACATATGGGTCTCCGTTTGACATGATGAAGAAATTTGGTATTTCTTATACATCTGCAGGTGAAAACATCGCTCAAGGCCAACGTACACCTGAAGAAGTAGTACAAGCTTGGATGAACAGTGCTGGACACCGTGCAAACATCTTAAATAATGGCTTCACTCACATCGGTGTTGGCTATGTAGAAAGCGGCAACTACTGGACACAACAATTTATTACGAAGTAA